AGTCGATGAGATTGTGGAGCCCGGAACATTGGATCCAGAGGCTATTGTGACCCCTCATCTATATGTTGACACAATCGTTGAAGCACGAAGAATCCTGACAAAGGATGGTGTCGTTAGCAAATGACAACGAAATTTACCAAGAAAGAAATGCAGAACATGATCGCCAGAAGGGCTGCAAAAGAATTACAGGGTCCGTTAACAGTGAATTTAGGGATTGGGATACCAACCCTCATACCCGAATATATGGACGATGATGACATTTACCTTCATACGGAAAATGGTTTACTTGGTGTAACGGATATAGAGGAAGACAATATTGATCCCAATCTTGTGAATGCAGGGAAACAGCCAGTTGGAGAATCCGTGGGTGCGTCTTTATTCAACAGTTCTGATTCGTTTGCGATGATTCGCGGTGGTCATGTTGATGTGGCTATTTTAGGTGCTTTGCAAGTTGATCAGACAGGTATCATCGCCAATTGGGCCGTTCCTGGGAAAAATATCATGGGGGTTGGCGGTGCTATGGATTTACTCGTCGGTGCCAAAAAGGTCATTGTAACGATGAGTCATACTTCCAAGGATGGTTCCAGCAAAATTTTAAAGGCATGCACGTATCCAATCACATCAACCCGCAGTATTGATATGGTTATGACGGAATTAGCGGTATTTGAAGTGGTTGATCAACAGCTCAGACTGGTGGAAATGATGCCAGGCGCTACTATTGAAGAAATCAGAGAAAAGACAGATGCTGAATTTATTGAATAGAGAGATGGAGGGTGATGAATTGAAACATCCAGTGATTATTGACTCCGTACGAACGGCTGTAGGAAAACTTGGAGGAACATTGGTCAATGAAACCGCAGATAATCTCGGATCACATGTGATCGAAGCACTTTTGAACCGGACAGATTTGGACAAAAGTGCTGTTGATGAAGTGATTTTAGGGCAGGCAAAACAGAGCTCTGATGCATCAAATGTGGCACGGGTTGCCATGTTACGTGCTGGGATCCCTGTCGAAGTCCCTGGCTATACGCTTCACCGGCAATGCGGTTCCGGTCTTCAATCGGTGAACGCTGCAGCTCAACAAATCCAGCTCGGATTAAGTGATATCATCGTTGCTGGCGGAAGCGAATCAATGAGCACGGCTCCTTATTATGTCAGTGGTGTCAGGTTCGGTGTGACGTCCGGTGACGTCTCATTAAAGGATCCGAATACAGCTAGTCAGCCCGGTTCTCAGCCAAGAGAAGACTACGGGGACTTGAATATGGGGTTAACCGCAGAAAACGTTGCAGAGAAGTATAACATATCGAGAGAAGAACAAGATGCATTTGCGATGAGCAGCCAAGAAAAGATCAAAAATGCGATGTCCAAAGGCTATTTTGATAATCAAATTGCCCCTTACACAGTGAACAATCGTAAAAGTACGGTGGAATTCAGTGTCGATGAGCATCCTCGCGAAACAAACCTCAACAAGCTAGGAAAATTAAAACCTGCTTTCAAATCAGGCGGTACCGTTACTGCCGGCAATGCCAGCGGGCGCAATGATGGCGCAGCCGCTTTACTGGTTATGGCCGAAGAGGAAGCACAGAAGCGTGGCTATCAGCCTAAAGCACGAATCATTGCTCAAGCTGCGGCAGGATGTTCGCCGGAATTGATGGGGATGGGTCCTGTCTATGCCACACGAAAAGCATTGAAACAAACCGAGTTATCCATTGAAGACATTGATGTTGTGGAATTGAATGAAGCATTTGCCGCTCAGTCACTTGCCTGCATGAATGAGTTGGGGTTTGATCATGCGAAAGTGAATCCAAATGGCGGTGCAATCGCAATGGGTCACCCCATTGGGGCCACGGGAGCCATCCTCATGACGAAATTACTCCACGAATTAGAACGCACCGGTCAAAGATATGGCTTAGTTACGTTATGTATCGCGGGAGGTATGGGCATATCAACAATTGTTGAAAATATGCAGCTGTAATTAGGGCCTTGTTGTGTACACCTATGTCTTCAAATCTTCCGTATTAAAACCCTTTCTAGATTGCGTGAGGTAATTACATTGGAATAGAAATATAGTCACAACCCACTGACAGTCATTTACTGTTGGTGGGTTGTGTTATAAAATTATTTGCTCTTCACTGCATGAAACTGCCGATAATATATAGAAGTAATATAATTAAAACAAATATGACTATCCCAGTAACGGCACTTAATATGGCGAAATATTTTCCGGCTCCTTCAGGGCTCTTAATAGCTAAAATTAAAGATAATAGTAATAGAAAAGCGAGCAATGGAAGGGTGTTTATATCTCCAATCTTAACTAATATTAACCAGAATGATAACCAAGGAACTAAAAATGGGACTAACCAAAAATATTTTCTCATCTTCTTATCCTCTCAATTGCAACTGATGCGGTAAATTATATTCAATTAAATTTCAGTAGGGTTTAGGTATCAAAATGGGTAACCTTATCTTATCAGAAACAGAAGGAATTAGTGACGGCATATAGAAGAGCAATCTAATCAAAAATCATCCATTTACATCGTTATGTCTTTGCTAAAATATATGAGGGGAAATGAAAGAATGATGGTGATAAGCACCCATGTTCGGATTTGAAATCATTGTGATTAGGGTATATAAAATAATTAAGGACGCTAGGTACTCTAATACCTATCGTCCTACAGTTACAGACCGCAAGATAGCGGTGACCGATTCAGGGAGTAACCCATCCCCTTACTGGCTAGGTGCAGGGTGGGTTACTTTTTTCTGTTGACTGCGATTATGGCGAAGAAACCCTACAGAATCTTAGATTCCTGTAGGGTTTCTATCTTTATGGGGATTGAAACTGTTATAAGCCTCCGAAACGACCAACTAAGTAATATATTCTTAACCTCTGTGTAACCGTATTACATAGAAGTATGTGATAGCATTGTCACCAATGAAACTTAAGGAGGCCTATTTCATGAAAAAGTTAGTAGCGTCAGTAACGCTAGGAATTGTCATAGCAGGTGCTTCTCTTACGACTGCTTCAGCCGAGGAAGTTAAGGTACAAAAAGGTGATAGTTTATGGAGTATAGCCAATACATATCACACTTCAGTGGACGACTTAATGAAAATAAATGACTTGAATTCAACTGTTATACATCCCAATCAAACACTATTAACGAACAAGCAATATACAGTTAAAAAAGGTGACACATTATCTGAGATTGCAAGTCAGCATGATATAAAGGTAGATCAATTGAAGAAATGGAATGATCTTGAATCGAATCTCATTACTATCGGTCAAAAGTTAGCCATTAATGATATGAATACAAGTCAGGATCCAAATACTGCTGAGCAATCTAATAAGAATGATGAGAAAGACAAAAAAGCAAAGAAGGCACAAGCTGATGCTCAGACCGAGCAAAAAGTAGAAACTAAAGATAAAAACAAAAATGAAAAGAATGACAAAGCGCAAGATGAATCCTTTACTGTAACGGCTACGGCATATACAGCGAAAAGTGCCGGTGGCAATGGGGTAACGGCGACAGGTATTAACCTCAATAAAAATCCAGATGCAAAAGTTATTGCCGTTGATCCAGACGTCATTCCATTAGGATCGAAAGTGCATGTTGAAGGTTATGGTGATGCAATAGCTGGGGACGTTGGGGGTGCCATTGACGGAAAGAAAATCGATGTTTACTTCCCGACAAAGTCCAAGGCTAAAAATTGGGGCGAACGAAAAGTGGATGTAACTGTCGTAGAAAAATAGTTTTAAGCAGCAAGGTAGAAAAAAGCTTGTAGATCAATATCTACAAGCTTTTTTGTATTATTTTAGTACTTGTCGTTATTCAATAGCGGGTGGATGTTTTTTCTATAAAAAAGAGACCTATTTTCATAGGTCCAACAATCATCGTTTATATAAGCTGTCTCAGCTATGGTTCAGACGATGATGACCATAGCTATAGCTGTTACTACCGAAATGATAAATGAACCGACGACTAACCACCGAGGATTTTTAGTATTCCCTCCAACAAGATATTGAGCTAAAGAAACAACGACAAAAAGGGTGATGGCTGGGATCCCAAGGGTGTTAGTGGTAATGTTTCCACCGGTTAATAGCATTAATGCTACAAATAAGATGGCATAAGAAAATGCCGCCATGAAAGCATTGGAGGTCTTTCCAAGTACGCCGTTGTTACGATTTGAAGCTTCACTAAGGATCTCTTCATTTTGCATATCATGAGAACCTCCCTTCATTTGGTCATGTTCTAGAAGCAATTTCTTCTGATACCGCTTATACCTAGAATCTCAGCAGCAGCTCCCCCCGCAATTTCCATAAAGTCGCTTGCATTTCCTGCACCAACAAGTAATTTGGCTGTTTGGGTAACGCCTCCTAGTGCTTTAACTGCTTTATAAGCTTTAAAGACAGGGACAACGGCCATGGTGATAAAAGCAGCACATTTAGTTACTTTCCAAGCACTACCCCAAAAGCCTTTTTGAATGGCAATTCTTTTGCCATCAGCAGTCGTTACCATGGAAGTTCCGTTTTTATTAAACTTAATAGATGTTGTGTTCTGAGGCAGTTTAGTTTTGCCCTTTTCAGCAAGGAGAGTATTAACTGCTTTGACGTTTTCGGAATTGACATTCACAGTTGTAGATGATGGCGCATACTTAATTTTCGCCTGATGCTCTCCAACTAAAACGCCTTGATCCAACTGAGTTGAAAATGTGGTTGAGGGCATATTATTTTCGGTAACATTCTTTGCAGCTGCGAATGACTTTGATGGCATGACCATAATACCCACAACTAAAGCCATAGAAAAGGTTAACAACATCCAAGTTTCCTTTTTGAACATAAAAAAACTCCCCGATTCCAATTTATTTTTTTATGTTGATTCTAGGATGTTCTTACTTGCCCATTTTTTCCTCCTTTAACCGATTTTGTTAGTAACGCTACTTTTTAGAGCATATCATACTATGTTACAGAATTTGTATATGTCATAAGCACCAAATTACAATTAGGTCTAATGTTTGGTACGACAGGTTCTCACACATTTCTAAGACTTTTTTTATAGCTGTTTTTCTCTCCATTATTTCATCATGCTATGTTTTTAGCCGATATTAATTAGGTGGGAGAAACCTGAGGAGAAGGAAGTCATTCTCCTCGAATTTTTTATACACAAGAGTCAATTTCATAAATGCTTATATTCATCATTGATCCGAACATTCGAACGGTCTAATGTATTAATGTTTGTCAATTCAGCGCATTAACATCGTTGATTGGAACGGCAGGCGGCGACTCCTGCGGGAATAGCATGAGTCTTGAGACCCCGCAATGCAATCAAGGATGATCAGCTCATGTAAGGAGGTTCAGCTAAAAACGTCACGTCCTGTGACAACGCTGATCCTACCCACATCCTGAGGGCATGAGGCTCAAGCCATGCCCGCGGAAAGCGTCCGCCTAAAGTGGACATCAACAGGCCAAGCACACTGACAAATGTTTGGGTTTTCTGCTTTAGTCTTGAATGATGACATTGACTCACAAAATAAAAAGGATATTATTATAGTGAGCTTGTTACAAAGACCACTAGATTAAAAAATATTAAACCTAATAAGGTCGAATCAAGCACCCTTTGTCTTTTTAAAAAAGCAATAAACCAATCGTGATCGGAATGAATCCCCACAAAAGGGCCATGACACAAAATCCCATAATATCTTTGACTTTTAATCCCGCAATGGCCAACAATGGTAATGTCCAGAACGGTTGAATCATATTTGTCCAGGCATCTCCCCAAGCGACAGACATCGCTGTCTTAGCTGTATCAACCCCAAGTTCTAGCCCGGCCGGCACCATAATCGGCCCTTGGATGGCCCACTGACCGCCACCAGATGGCACGAAAAAATTAACAATCCCTGCACTCAAAAAAGTAAATAACGGAAATGTAAACTCATTTGAAATACTGACAAACCATAATGACATTTGTTCGGACAAACCTGAAGCGACCATCATCCCCATAATGCCCGCATAGAATGGAAATTGGACAATGATACCTCCAGCATTTTTGACGGCATCCGAGACACAATTTAAAAAACGTCTCGGTGTTTTGTGACAAATAATGCCGAGGAATAGGAAGATAAAATTGACAATATTAATGTTTAAATCAAAACCCTTTTGCGCAAAGTGATAGACAATGAAGGCCAAACCTAAAAGACCGATCAACATTGAGATGATCGTGCTATTTTCTAAGCGATCTGCAGGTGTTGGTTTATCATCAGATGACGGCTCTGGTGCTGGTTCTACAGTTGCAGCCATTTGATCGTTCGCTGATGGTGGATCTAATGGTCCTTGACCCTCGGTCGCTTTCAACAAGAGACGATTGAGCAAAGGTAGTGTGATGAGCAAAGCAATAATGATAAATAAATTAAAGCTCGTAAATAATGTTTCACTGACCGGAATGATACCGATCGTATCTTCTAGGAAATGTCCATCAGTTGCAATAGTTAACGGAACGGACCCTGACAGTCCGCCATGCCAGAGCAAGTATCCACTATAGGCACTAGCAACTAATAGACGATAATCAACTTTGGGTACCACGCGGACGACATGTCTAGCAAATAAGGCGCCAATAACTAGCCCGAATCCATAGTTGATAAAACAAGCAATCGCAGCGACAAACGTGACAAGCATGATCGCTTGCCCCGGTGTCTTAGCAAATCGGGCCAGCTTGGATAATAAGGATTCAAATATTGGACTGTTAGCTAAAATGTATCCGGTTACAACAATGAGTGCCATTTGCATCGCAAAAGATAACAGGTCCCAAAATCCATCTCCCCAATAATGGACCATATCGATTGGGGAACTATCGGTCAAACCAACACCCATCACATAGACAATCAAGGTCAATATAATCGCGAAAAGAAAAGCATCAGGCAAATAGCGTTGGACAATCCGGTTAAAAAACAATGTCGTGGATTTAAACATGTTTGATCTTCCCCCTTAATTAAAGGTTGTTAAAAGTGGTGGCCGTTGTTTCCCGTAACCAGTTGCTTTTTCAAAGGCATGACCGATTTGTAGCACTTCAAAATCAGCGCGGTGACGACCGACAATTTGTAGTCCAAGCGGTAACCCATCAGATGTGAGGCCGCTCGGAACAGACAGGGCTGGATGACCTGTTGCTGAAATATAATAGCATGACCGCATCCAATCAATGTAGTTCTCCATAGACTCACCTGTAATGGTCTTCGGGTAGTCTAAGTTGGCGTCAAATGGGGGTACTTGGCTAACGGGAAGCAGCAGCACATCGTATCGTTCAAAAAATGCCCGCATGTTGTGGTAAAGCTGCTGATGGTGTTGTATGGCTTGATCGATGTCACGACGACTCAACTGTTGCCCCTTCTCAATATTCCAAATCAAATCTGACTTGAATAATTCACGGTGTTGATCAAGTAATTCCGAGTAAGACATGGCCATTTCCCATGCTCGTAATACATGAAAAACATGGTCCGCATCAGCCAAATCCGGACAGGCCTCTTCAACAATACAGCCAAGGTCTTCAAAAATTTTGACTTGCTGTTCGATATTTTCTCTGACGGCTGGATCAACGGGAAAAGCCCCTCCAAGGTCAGTGGACCATGCGACACGAAGCCCTGTCAGATCACGATCGAGCGTCTCACGAAATTGCGTTCCGGGTTCTTCAATAGATATTGGTGAGCGCGTATCTGGTCCGGCGATCACTGACATCATAAAGGCGGCATCGGCAACGTTACGCGCGAGCGGTCCTTGAACAGCCAATGGAGAAAGTGGCGCCTTCTTCGGGTATGACGGAACACGTCCTGGTGATGTCCTTAACCCAACAACGTTGTTGAAAGCGGCTGGGAATCGGCAAGAACCCCCCATGTCACTGCCATCGGCTAAAGGCGTCATTCCACACGCTACAGCAACAGCTGCACCGCCACTGCTGCCGCCTGCAGTCTTGGTTAAGTCATAAGGATTTTTTGTTGTACCAAATACGCTATTATAAGTATGGGCACCTGCTGCAAATTCAGGGACGTTTGTCTTCCCGACCGTAATCGCACCTGCGCCTTTTAACCTTTCAATGATGAGGTCGTTTTGCTCAGGGATATGATCACGAAAGACAGGTGATCCATAAGTTGTTGGGATACCAGCCGTTGCGTGGGTATCTTTGTGTGCCATGGGCAGACCATGCAATGGCCCAACATCAATTCCAGCGGCAAGCTGCTCATCTGCAGCAATCGCAGCTTGTACGGCCTGATCTTCAACGGGTGACACAATTGCATTCACGTATGGATTCATTTGCTTTATTTGATCTAGATGAGCTTCCATCACTTCACGAGCGGATACCTTCTTTTGTTTGATGGCGCTTGCGATATCGCGCGCAGTCATGAAACAAATATCCATATGACCAGCCCCTTATATTTGGATTTGTCAACGTTCTCAAGTGGGTTCAGATGAAGTCGATTGTCGACGATATGTTGGCTTGTTTATATATTATGCGGAGAATCATTTGAATATCATTTGGAATTATTAAAAAATAATAGAGGGTATTAAAATAAAGGAACATTCTTAGATACTAGAAATAATTAACAAACATTATAATTTAGCGAATTTAAGATCCAATCAGCAATCGGCTCAGACCAGGTACATGGGTGCCAATACCAGAAAAATTTATGGTTGTTATGGAGACGAGATAAACTTCAATCAAAAGGGTGAGTCAATGAAAAGGTTCAACACAGTCATCTACTCTAAATGGTTTGCTATTGTAAGCATAATTGCACTCATTGTGGCTGCATCTGTTTTTATTTGGTTTTTTGGACTCCCAGCTTTGGCAGGGTAAAAGGGGGAGCTATTGTGATCAGCGGTGATAATAATAACGTCAACTAATTTCATCTTTTAAGAATATAGTTTGGACATCATATAAATCCTGGAATGGAATGATGCCGTTATTCTGGCTGTGCTTTTTCCGGGTGAAAAATGAAGTTATTTATAAATAATTGTTGAGCTGCCACTTAGGATTAGGTAGCTTTTTTTGTTATTAGGAAAATACTTAGACGGTAGACATTCTAAAGAATTACTGTAAAGGACATAAGGATGAATGAAAAAAATAACCCATTCCCTTACTGGTTAGGTGTAGAATGGGTTATACTTTTTCTGTTATTACCAAGGCATCATCCCGTTTTCATCATAGAGTTTACCATTATGAGTGGTGTCACTAAGTGCATATTGAGTAATAATCTGTGCGCTTTCAGCTGGCGTACGGCCGCCTGGTGCGTTTCCATTCAGATCCGTTGTTGTGAATCCTGGTGTTACACCAATCATTTCAGGGCCGTCGTTACCAAACTCTTTTCCAAAGGCTAATGTTAGAGCATTCACAGCTGTTTTCGATGAGTTATAACCTAAAGCATTAATGGGAGCCGTTTCCCCGTTATCGAACTTGGTCTGTGAAGCCATATCAGTTGTGACATTAACTATTCTGCCACTCTGAGCCTTCTTCATTAATGGTAGAAAGGCTTGTATCATTTGAAAGGTGCCAAAGAAGTTCACATCAAACGCTTGGCGCAATGTTTCTAATTTAAGTTCACTTGGTAAAGTACTGTGATCGAGTGAGATCCCTGCGTTATTAATGAGCAAATCAATGTGATCCGTCACTTCGAGTATTTTTTCCACAGAATTATGAATGGACTGAGTGTCAGAAATATCAACGGGTATAAATGAGACATTTGCATAACCCAAAGATTGAACAGCTTTTTGTCCAAGGTCCTCATTACGAGCTCCAAGGAATACGTGGTAATCCTCGTCAGCTAATTGATGGACGATTTCATACCCAATGCCTTTATTTGCACCAGTTACAAAAGCGTATTTTGTCATTACGAATGCCTCCAAATTTTTATTTTTAAGGCTATGTTAAAGGTCATTGTTGTTTTTTGCCCTTCGTTGATTGGAAAGGGGGGCGAACGCCTGGAGCGGAAATCAACAGTCACGTTTAACAGAGCCATTTTTAATAGGATACACCCTAAACCTCACTTAATGCCAAGATTTGAATTTTTTGTTGAAAGCATTTGGTGTCATATATTTGTACAGTATGTTTGGAAGTCCCTCAACAAAACAAGCACCGCCTTTGTTAGGAAGTTTTAAGGGAGAATGTGTCACTTTTGGTTTCTGATCATTTCATTCTACCATGCTTATAGCCGATATTAAGGTTAAATGAGACAAAGGGGCATTTAGGATGAAGTTATTAGAACTATTTAAAAAGAAAGCACCCGTTAAGAAGCCAAAAGCTCAGCCTAAAGCGAACCAACAGAAACAAACTAGAAGTAGTGAAAAGATCGCAGCTAGAAAAGGGGACATCGGCGAATATAAAATTGATATCCAGCTCTCGCAGCTCCCGAAAGAATATAGATGCTTAAATGATATTATGATTAATAACCCCAGATCAGTGTCCGGCTATTCACAAATTGACCATATTGTGCTTTCACCGTATGGCATCTTTGTGATCGAAACGAAAAACTATCAGGGTACCATTTATGGCGGGAAGCATAGAAAGACATGGCTCATCAATGGCAAATTTAAAATGCTGAATCCTGTCATGCAAAATGATGGCCATATCAAAGCGTTGAAACAATATGTTGACAAGAAGTTTGACTCACAGTTCATTTCGCTTATATCATTTACAAAACGCTGTAAGTTGAAAATTGATAATGATATGCGAGAGATATCTTCTGATGAAATGGTTATTTATGACCTTTATTTATCTGAAACCATCAACCGGAAAGTCTTAAGGAAACAATTGCAGGTGAAAGAGCCCATGCTTTCACAGGTAGATATACAAAACATTTACAATACGATCAACGCTGAGAACATAACTGATCCAAAAGTGCGAGAGGAACACAATCGAGCTATTACGACGTCGAAGGATCAGAATAACCAACCGAAGTGCGCTATTTGCGACAAACCTGTTTCCC
This window of the Tuberibacillus sp. Marseille-P3662 genome carries:
- a CDS encoding short-chain fatty acid transporter translates to MFKSTTLFFNRIVQRYLPDAFLFAIILTLIVYVMGVGLTDSSPIDMVHYWGDGFWDLLSFAMQMALIVVTGYILANSPIFESLLSKLARFAKTPGQAIMLVTFVAAIACFINYGFGLVIGALFARHVVRVVPKVDYRLLVASAYSGYLLWHGGLSGSVPLTIATDGHFLEDTIGIIPVSETLFTSFNLFIIIALLITLPLLNRLLLKATEGQGPLDPPSANDQMAATVEPAPEPSSDDKPTPADRLENSTIISMLIGLLGLAFIVYHFAQKGFDLNINIVNFIFLFLGIICHKTPRRFLNCVSDAVKNAGGIIVQFPFYAGIMGMMVASGLSEQMSLWFVSISNEFTFPLFTFLSAGIVNFFVPSGGGQWAIQGPIMVPAGLELGVDTAKTAMSVAWGDAWTNMIQPFWTLPLLAIAGLKVKDIMGFCVMALLWGFIPITIGLLLF
- a CDS encoding thiolase family protein, with protein sequence MKHPVIIDSVRTAVGKLGGTLVNETADNLGSHVIEALLNRTDLDKSAVDEVILGQAKQSSDASNVARVAMLRAGIPVEVPGYTLHRQCGSGLQSVNAAAQQIQLGLSDIIVAGGSESMSTAPYYVSGVRFGVTSGDVSLKDPNTASQPGSQPREDYGDLNMGLTAENVAEKYNISREEQDAFAMSSQEKIKNAMSKGYFDNQIAPYTVNNRKSTVEFSVDEHPRETNLNKLGKLKPAFKSGGTVTAGNASGRNDGAAALLVMAEEEAQKRGYQPKARIIAQAAAGCSPELMGMGPVYATRKALKQTELSIEDIDVVELNEAFAAQSLACMNELGFDHAKVNPNGGAIAMGHPIGATGAILMTKLLHELERTGQRYGLVTLCIAGGMGISTIVENMQL
- a CDS encoding 3D domain-containing protein, which gives rise to MKKLVASVTLGIVIAGASLTTASAEEVKVQKGDSLWSIANTYHTSVDDLMKINDLNSTVIHPNQTLLTNKQYTVKKGDTLSEIASQHDIKVDQLKKWNDLESNLITIGQKLAINDMNTSQDPNTAEQSNKNDEKDKKAKKAQADAQTEQKVETKDKNKNEKNDKAQDESFTVTATAYTAKSAGGNGVTATGINLNKNPDAKVIAVDPDVIPLGSKVHVEGYGDAIAGDVGGAIDGKKIDVYFPTKSKAKNWGERKVDVTVVEK
- a CDS encoding nuclease-related domain-containing protein, which translates into the protein MKLLELFKKKAPVKKPKAQPKANQQKQTRSSEKIAARKGDIGEYKIDIQLSQLPKEYRCLNDIMINNPRSVSGYSQIDHIVLSPYGIFVIETKNYQGTIYGGKHRKTWLINGKFKMLNPVMQNDGHIKALKQYVDKKFDSQFISLISFTKRCKLKIDNDMREISSDEMVIYDLYLSETINRKVLRKQLQVKEPMLSQVDIQNIYNTINAENITDPKVREEHNRAITTSKDQNNQPKCAICDKPVSQKVKQYCLSNKSFKGKIYCFEHQKRA
- a CDS encoding 3-oxoacid CoA-transferase subunit B, with protein sequence MTTKFTKKEMQNMIARRAAKELQGPLTVNLGIGIPTLIPEYMDDDDIYLHTENGLLGVTDIEEDNIDPNLVNAGKQPVGESVGASLFNSSDSFAMIRGGHVDVAILGALQVDQTGIIANWAVPGKNIMGVGGAMDLLVGAKKVIVTMSHTSKDGSSKILKACTYPITSTRSIDMVMTELAVFEVVDQQLRLVEMMPGATIEEIREKTDAEFIE
- a CDS encoding SDR family NAD(P)-dependent oxidoreductase, producing MTKYAFVTGANKGIGYEIVHQLADEDYHVFLGARNEDLGQKAVQSLGYANVSFIPVDISDTQSIHNSVEKILEVTDHIDLLINNAGISLDHSTLPSELKLETLRQAFDVNFFGTFQMIQAFLPLMKKAQSGRIVNVTTDMASQTKFDNGETAPINALGYNSSKTAVNALTLAFGKEFGNDGPEMIGVTPGFTTTDLNGNAPGGRTPAESAQIITQYALSDTTHNGKLYDENGMMPW
- a CDS encoding amidase, whose amino-acid sequence is MDICFMTARDIASAIKQKKVSAREVMEAHLDQIKQMNPYVNAIVSPVEDQAVQAAIAADEQLAAGIDVGPLHGLPMAHKDTHATAGIPTTYGSPVFRDHIPEQNDLIIERLKGAGAITVGKTNVPEFAAGAHTYNSVFGTTKNPYDLTKTAGGSSGGAAVAVACGMTPLADGSDMGGSCRFPAAFNNVVGLRTSPGRVPSYPKKAPLSPLAVQGPLARNVADAAFMMSVIAGPDTRSPISIEEPGTQFRETLDRDLTGLRVAWSTDLGGAFPVDPAVRENIEQQVKIFEDLGCIVEEACPDLADADHVFHVLRAWEMAMSYSELLDQHRELFKSDLIWNIEKGQQLSRRDIDQAIQHHQQLYHNMRAFFERYDVLLLPVSQVPPFDANLDYPKTITGESMENYIDWMRSCYYISATGHPALSVPSGLTSDGLPLGLQIVGRHRADFEVLQIGHAFEKATGYGKQRPPLLTTFN